The Phyllopteryx taeniolatus isolate TA_2022b chromosome 9, UOR_Ptae_1.2, whole genome shotgun sequence genome contains a region encoding:
- the b4galnt1b gene encoding beta-1,4 N-acetylgalactosaminyltransferase 1 isoform X2 → MCMTLSSTLLTKLNRQLQFVTYTNTLFHPNTADTVRFETEGHQTNFIIKIRHSVTPKLYNTGPEGEHNISALVTIATKTFLRYDKLQNLIDSVRKYYPTVTIVIADDSQNPQTISGPYIEHYIMPFGKGWFAGRNLAISQVTTKYVLWVDDDFIFTSKTKVEKLVDVLERTTLDLVGGAVREATGYTTTYRQTISTEPGEEDGDCLHLRRGFHHVIQGFPNCVVTDGVVNFFLARTDKVQQVGFDPRLNRVAHLEFFIDGLGSVHVGSCDDVIVSHASKIKFPWASQSESDKAYAKFRYPPASSDASQSKLGLLFFKNRFQCLTRGD, encoded by the exons ATGTGCATGACGTTGTCAAGCACCCTCCTGACGAAGCTGAACCGACAGCTGCAGTTTGTCACATACACGAACACACTGTTCCACCCCAACACAGCAGACACAG tGCGCTTTGAGACAGAGGGCCATCAAACCAACTTCATCATCAAGATCCGTCACAGTGTAACACCAAAACTGTACAACACAGGACCCGAAGGAG AGCACAACATCAGTGCTCTGGTTACCATAGCGACAAAGACGTTCCTGCGCTACGACAAGCTTCAAAACCTCATCGACAGCGTCAGGAAATACTATCCAACCGTCACTATTGTCATTGCTGATGATAGTCAAAATCCCCAAACCATCTCTGGGCCTTACATTGAACATTACATCATGCCTTTTGGAAAG GGCTGGTTTGCTGGTCGGAACCTGGCCATTTCGCAGGTGACCACCAAGTATGTGCTTTGGGTGGATGATGACTTCATCTTCACCAGCAAGACCAAGGTGGAGAAGCTTGTGGATGTTTTAGAGAGGACCACTTTAGACCTG gTGGGCGGTGCAGTGCGGGAGGCCACAGGGTACACCACCACCTACAGGCAGACCATATCCACTGAGCCCGGGGAGGAGGATGGGGACTGTTTGCACTTGAGGCGAGGGTTCCATCACGTCATCCAAGGCTTCCCCAACTGCGTGGTGACTGACGGGGTGGTTAACTTTTTCCTGGCTCGGACTGACAAAGTCCAGCAGGTTGGCTTTGACCCGCGCCTCAACAGGGTAGCTCACCTGG agtTTTTCATCGATGGCCTGGGATCTGTCCATGTGGGCTCTTGTGACGACGTCATTGTCAGTCACGCCAGCAAAATCAAGTTCCCCTGGGCCAGCCAATCAGAAAGTGACAAGGCCTACGCCAAGTTTCGTTACCCGCCGGCCTCCTCTGATGCTTCGCAAAGCAAACTTGGCCTCCTTTTCTTCAAGAACAGATTTCAGTGTTTGACTCGTGGTGATTAG
- the b4galnt1b gene encoding beta-1,4 N-acetylgalactosaminyltransferase 1 isoform X1, with the protein MRSLRKTVVFGILVSVVLVLALMHTWPTRAYTTIEVWQRPGLLPERNLDDRLLEPDPQLSTIPFRVRESVAGLLAHNGCVCESKGVNLPFFQILSSRVLALPLHTAFKATELEEVKRRRDKEFKSLQKRLQTSADMLIIAEANNPLQYPTQGVEVRPLKTIIIPGLALQDLPKDHHSINLTATLGTLNVAAEVDGVKIQGDGEMCMTLSSTLLTKLNRQLQFVTYTNTLFHPNTADTVRFETEGHQTNFIIKIRHSVTPKLYNTGPEGEHNISALVTIATKTFLRYDKLQNLIDSVRKYYPTVTIVIADDSQNPQTISGPYIEHYIMPFGKGWFAGRNLAISQVTTKYVLWVDDDFIFTSKTKVEKLVDVLERTTLDLVGGAVREATGYTTTYRQTISTEPGEEDGDCLHLRRGFHHVIQGFPNCVVTDGVVNFFLARTDKVQQVGFDPRLNRVAHLEFFIDGLGSVHVGSCDDVIVSHASKIKFPWASQSESDKAYAKFRYPPASSDASQSKLGLLFFKNRFQCLTRGD; encoded by the exons ATGCGCTCCCTGAGGAAGACGGTGGTGTTCGGCATCCTTGTGTCAGTGGTTCTGGTACTGGCTCTCATGCACACGTGGCCCACCCGGGCCTACACCACAATAGAGGTCTGGCAGCGACCAGGCCTCCTGCCAGAGAGAAATCTGGATGACCGTCTCCTGGAACCTGATCCCCAGTTGAGCACCATCCCCTTTCGTGTGCGCGAGAGTGTGGCAGG CTTGTTGGCACACAATGGATGCGTTTGTGAGAGCAAAGGGGTGAATCTTCCCTTCTTCCAAATCTTATCGTCACGGGTGTTAGCGCTCCCGCTGCACACGGCCTTCAAGGCCACCGAGCTGGAGGAGGTGAAGAGGAGACGGGACAAGGAGTTCAAGAGTCTCCAGAAAAG GTTACAGACATCAGCAGATATGCTCATTATTGCAGAGGCAAACAACCCGTTACAGTATCCAACACAGGGGGTGGAGGTACGGCCCCTAAAAACAATCATCATCCCAG GATTGGCGTTACAGGACCTTCCCAAAGACCACCACTCA ATAAATCTCACTGCCACGCTGGGGACGTTGAACGTTGCCGCGGAGGTGGACGGGGTTAAAATCCAAGGTGATGGCGAGATGTGCATGACGTTGTCAAGCACCCTCCTGACGAAGCTGAACCGACAGCTGCAGTTTGTCACATACACGAACACACTGTTCCACCCCAACACAGCAGACACAG tGCGCTTTGAGACAGAGGGCCATCAAACCAACTTCATCATCAAGATCCGTCACAGTGTAACACCAAAACTGTACAACACAGGACCCGAAGGAG AGCACAACATCAGTGCTCTGGTTACCATAGCGACAAAGACGTTCCTGCGCTACGACAAGCTTCAAAACCTCATCGACAGCGTCAGGAAATACTATCCAACCGTCACTATTGTCATTGCTGATGATAGTCAAAATCCCCAAACCATCTCTGGGCCTTACATTGAACATTACATCATGCCTTTTGGAAAG GGCTGGTTTGCTGGTCGGAACCTGGCCATTTCGCAGGTGACCACCAAGTATGTGCTTTGGGTGGATGATGACTTCATCTTCACCAGCAAGACCAAGGTGGAGAAGCTTGTGGATGTTTTAGAGAGGACCACTTTAGACCTG gTGGGCGGTGCAGTGCGGGAGGCCACAGGGTACACCACCACCTACAGGCAGACCATATCCACTGAGCCCGGGGAGGAGGATGGGGACTGTTTGCACTTGAGGCGAGGGTTCCATCACGTCATCCAAGGCTTCCCCAACTGCGTGGTGACTGACGGGGTGGTTAACTTTTTCCTGGCTCGGACTGACAAAGTCCAGCAGGTTGGCTTTGACCCGCGCCTCAACAGGGTAGCTCACCTGG agtTTTTCATCGATGGCCTGGGATCTGTCCATGTGGGCTCTTGTGACGACGTCATTGTCAGTCACGCCAGCAAAATCAAGTTCCCCTGGGCCAGCCAATCAGAAAGTGACAAGGCCTACGCCAAGTTTCGTTACCCGCCGGCCTCCTCTGATGCTTCGCAAAGCAAACTTGGCCTCCTTTTCTTCAAGAACAGATTTCAGTGTTTGACTCGTGGTGATTAG